In Tachysurus fulvidraco isolate hzauxx_2018 chromosome 1, HZAU_PFXX_2.0, whole genome shotgun sequence, a single window of DNA contains:
- the LOC125138951 gene encoding interferon-induced very large GTPase 1-like has product MMVNVTARSVKCAPSNTEDEDLSLEFYRDLESLDLNQDLSHKINPLDIITALFHCSDNFLQQEIAFKMSMCQFSVPLLLPNCDTQQSMFMLWALRDIVKKYRPHSLSDPRGFVEDRIVLAELPLVSFVRLGDCSISKSQILNKLLSNPQQYHDTFVHRDMDCGDIPRKISNGMVEISWYLPCGSKNLDIFPEPLAIANLRGDISTFETQYSFLCQISTAVFVFFDNFETNYQLLTNTNVKAQLFLVGNANTKAFNLDLLKRTAAALKLKRNNIILKTKQNDADFVTNLCSAVSDVVKNSSMKVQLEKMTTVAHEFGILIDEDNKECQHAKENAMAVTSKIEDTIKFKEEQLPLQGEIWKKRGKIEKEECRLRKAGDKNIEEYKGELTEQKIKLRKQQSSFEMSEAMSCFIRALSSSTLERSFFLKWMRMNLDNLSCENLSKLREKYKEKCQQSSAKKEEIAILDKQISNSALGTEHFLREMGQLYEAAVSLPENIQSREQMLHLPKLCAELLLDGFPLELVDGDASNIPLRWISDVLKELNTLVQPKNKIMVVTVLGVQSTGKSTLLNTMFGVQFAVSSGRCTRGAFMLMIKVTDSFREILNCDHLVIIDTEGLKSPELAQLDDSYEHDNELATLVVGLSDITIINIAMENSTEMKDILQIVVHAFLRMKEVGKKPMCAFVHQNVADVSAHDKNMRDRKLLLEQLNEMTEAAAKMENKEMYKKFTDVMAYDPETGNWYIPGLWHGNPPMAPVNAGYSEAVYDFKKNITNVLVNKNISTNNIEEFLEWTKSLWNAVKYENFIFSFRNSLVADAYMKLCTEFHKWEWSLKKDMYKWLTSAETRVSNFEIMKSKSDKTNLQDLLRILKDEASSELDKLETAILENLNEYYEQTEGHVYLVEKYKEDFVNSAKSLRRETENSVLNKLVAVIEIRKGKNNLDNIKKTHTDKMENKVLKLLEDHQKNRHSKSMSEEELNNIFEKIWEETVKELSFTGLQSQTISDSVFNQLRLNMKQKGSSISEKLNKGNLDQYGKEKFVVTEESSIVKDIKSILDKSEQKLRLQQLADCAIDTCMQSINDKKEGNSDYHDTYIQEILHIIDTKLTSLKKWKVSDEFELSLKLHICAISAREFQAMHDSFIEENDPIRCLEQSKEMYRADFKDLFSNRDQCQKKAAEFAQLCLSPAVETFICNSLGLDIIDTMLQGENAFQFSTRAFFQFSILKQLLDDSNFDNYVSYIQSYERFVKEWILKQIEDRFSKGNKLFELEVQPLKGAIMEIKNAIRKAQEETDEDENIKGFIQNICRELGTQLVIPKDVLEAVMVLNNAKQEQFSHWLMQSVEEMEESLKTKLKKDDILRKLKTLKVKPQDELFKRVFGCGKQCPFCKAPCEAGGEAHTQHCASVHRPQGLGLYRFEHSVKLITNICSTDVNTEAQFRCLETNHVFHPYKKYREIFPDWHIPADPSIEASDYWKFVMAKFNDQFAQAYNAKPADIPPVWKKLTKEAAENSLKECFSIK; this is encoded by the coding sequence ATGATGGTCAATGTGACTGCAAGAAGTGTCAAATGTGCTCCATCAAATACTGAAGATGAAGATTTGAGTTTGGAATTTTATAGAGATCTGGAGAGCCTTGACCTCAACCAGGACCTTAGTCATAAAATAAATCCTTTAGACATCATAACTGCACTCTTCCATTGCTCAGACAATTTTCTTCAACAAGAGATTGCCTTCAAAATGTCTATGTGCCAGTTCTCTGTGCCTTTACTGCTTCCTAATTGTGACACACAGCAGAGCATGTTCATGCTTTGGGCCTTAAGAGATATTGTGAAGAAATACAGACCACACTCCTTGTCTGATCCAAGAGGGTTTGTGGAAGACAGGATTGTTCTTGCTGAATTACCTTTGGTGTCCTTTGTAAGACTTGGAGACTGTAGCATTTCCAAATCTCAAATCTTGAACAAACTGCTCAGTAATCCACAGCAATATCATGACACATTTGTGCACCGTGACATGGACTGTGGAGACATCCcaagaaaaatatcaaatgGTATGGTGGAGATCAGCTGGTACTTACCTTGTGGAAGTAAAAACTTAGACATCTTCCCAGAACCTTTGGCTATTGCAAACCTGAGAGGGGACATAAGTACATTTGAGACTCAGTACTCATTCCTGTGTCAAATTTCTACAgcagtttttgttttctttgacaATTTTGAAACCAACTATCAGCTACTCACCAATACAAATGTAAAAGCACAGTTGTTTTTGGTGGGAAATGCAAACACCAAAGCCTTCAATCTGGATTTGCTGAAAAGAACAGCTGCTGCATTGAAGTTGAAAAGAAACAACATCATTctaaagacaaaacaaaatgatgCAGATTTTGTCACAAATTTGTGTTCTGCTGTGAGCGATGTTGTTAAAAACAGTTCTATGAAAGTACAACTTGAGAAGATGACCACAGTTGCACATGAATTTGGAATTTTGATTGATGAAGACAACAAGGAGTGCCAACATGCAAAAGAAAATGCAATGGCAGTCACTAGCAAGATAGAGGACACGATAAAGTTTAAGGAAGAACAGCTCCCTTTGCAGGGTGAGATCTGGAAGAAACGGggaaaaatagagaaagaggAGTGTAGGCTTCGTAAAGCTGGGGATAAAAACATTGAGGAATATAAAGGAGAACTTACTGAACAGAAGATAAAACTCAGAAAGCAGCAAAGCAGCTTTGAAATGTCAGAAGCCATGTCCTGCTTCATACGTGCACTGTCAAGTTCAACTCTTGAGAGATCCTTCTTCCTGAAATGGATGCGAATGAATTTGGACAATTTATCCTGTGAAAATTTGTCCAAACTTAGAGAAAAGTACAAGGAGAAATGTCAACAATCATCAGCAAAGAAGGAGGAGATTGCAATATTGGACAAGCAGATCTCAAACAGTGCTTTAGGAACTGAACACTTTTTGAGGGAAATGGGGCAGCTGTATGAAGCTGCTGTCTCCCTTCCAGAAAATATACAATCACGAGAACAAATGCTACACTTACCTAAACTGTGTGCTGAGCTCCTTTTAGATGGATTCCCTCTTGAACTAGTTGATGGAGATGCTTCAAATATACCCCTAAGGTGGATTAGTGATGTACTGAAAGAGCTGAATACTTTAGTGCAACCCAAGAATAAGATCATGGTAGTCACAGTATTAGGAGTGCAGAGCACAGGAAAGTCTACCCTATTAAACACCATGTTTGGGGTTCAGTTTGCAGTCAGCAGTGGAAGATGCACACGAGGAGCGTTCATGTTGATGATCAAAGTCACTGACAGCTTCAGAGAAATACTTAACTGTGATCATTTAGTGATCATTGACACTGAGGGACTGAAATCGCCTGAGCTGGCACAGCTCGATGACAGctatgaacatgacaatgaatTGGCTACACTTGTTGTTGGACTGAGTGATATTACCATCATCAATATTGCCATGGAGAACTCCACAGAAATGAAGGACATTCTGCAGATTGTGGTGCATGCATTCCTCAGGATGAAGGAAGTGGGCAAAAAACCCATGTGTGCATTCGTGCACCAGAATGTAGCTGATGTATCAGcacatgacaaaaacatgagAGACCGGAAGCTTCTTTTAGAGCAGCTGAATGAGATGACCGAGGCAGCAGCCAAGatggaaaacaaagaaatgtacAAGAAGTTTACTGATGTAATGGCGTATGATCCAGAGACTGGTAACTGGTATATACCTGGGCTCTGGCACGGAAACCCACCAATGGCACCAGTGAATGCAGGCTACTCTGAGGCTGTGTATGACTTCAAAAAGAACATAACCAACGTTCTTGTTAACAAAAACATATctaccaacaacattgaagaaTTTCTGGAGTGGACAAAAAGTTTATGGAATGcagtaaaatatgaaaatttcATTTTCAGCTTTAGGAACAGCTTGGTAGCTGATGCATACATGAAGCTGTGCACTGAATTCCATAAATGGGAATGGTCTTTAAAAAAGGACATGTATAAGTGGTTAACATCTGCTGAAACCAGAGTGTCCAATTTTGAGATAATGAAATCCAAATCTGACAAGACAAACCTGCAAGATTTACTGAGGATCCTGAAAGATGAGGCCTCTTCAGAACTTGATAAATTGGAAACGGCCATTTTGGAAAACCTCAACGAATACTATGAGCAAACAGAGGGTCATGTCTATCTTGTGGAAAAGTACAAAGAAGACTTTGTAAACAGTGCAAAATCTCTCAGGAGGGAAACCGAAAACTCAGTGCTGAACAAACTGGTGGCAGTTATTGAGATTAGGAAAGGAAAGAATAATTTggacaacataaaaaaaacacacactgacaaaatgGAGAATAAAGTGCTCAAACTTCTGGAGGATCATCAGAAAAACAGACATTCAAAAAGCATGTCTGAAGAAGAGCTCAACAACATCTTTGAAAAAATATGGGAGGAAACCGTTAAAGAGCTGTCCTTTACTGGCTTGCAGAGTCAAACCATATCTGACAGTGTTTTTAACCAGTTACGACTGAACATGAAACAAAAAGGAAGTTCAATCTCTGAAAAGTTAAACAAAGGGAATCTGGATCAATACGGCAAAGAGAAATTTGTTGTTACAGAAGAATCGTCTATTGTAAAAgatataaaatctattttagaTAAATCTGAACAAAAATTGAGACTGCAGCAGTTGGCAGACTGTGCCATTGACACATGTATGCAGTCAATTAATGACAAGAAAGAAGGAAATTCAGATTATCATGACACCTACATTCAGGAGATCCTACATATAATTGACACAAAATTGACTTCATTAAAGAAATGGAAAGTTTCAGATGAATTTGAACTGTCCCTAAAGCTCCACATTTGTGCTATTTCTGCGAGAGAATTCCAGGCCATGCATGACAGTTTTATTGAAGAGAACGACCCAATCCGATGTCTCGAGCAATCCAAAGAGATGTACCGTGCTGATTTTAAAGATCTGTTCAGTAATCGTGATCAGTGTCAGAAGAAGGCTGCAGAATTTGCACAACTCTGCCTCAGTCCTGCAGTTGAGACATTCATATGTAACTCATTGGGACTGGACATTATTGACACAATGCTGCAAGGGGAAAATGCATTTCAATTCAGCACACGTGCATTTTTCCAGTTCTCTATTCTAAAACAACTTCTGGATGACAGTAATTTTGACAACTATGTGAGCTACATACAATCTTATGAACGCTTTGTTAAAGAGTGGATATTAAAACAAATTGAAGACAGATTTTCAAAAGGAAACAAACTTTTTGAGCTGGAAGTGCAGCCTCTCAAAGGAGCTATTATGGAGATAAAAAATGCCATCAGAAAAGCACAAGAAGAgacagatgaagatgaaaacaTTAAGGGATTTATTCAGAACATTTGCAGAGAGCTTGGAACACAACTTGTCATTCCAAAAGATGTCTTGGAAGCAGTCATGGTTTTAAACAATGCCAAACAGGAACAATTTTCCCACTGGCTCATGCAGTCTGTGGAGGAAATGGAAGAATCGCTGAAGACTAAACTTAAGAAAGATGACATTCTGAGAAAACTGAAAACTCTTAAAGTCAAACCACAGGATGAGCTGTTCAAGCGTGTATTTGGCTGCGGGAAACAGTGTCCATTCTGCAAAGCACCATGTGAGGCAGGAGGAGAAGCTCATACACAACACTGTGCTTCTGTACACAGACCTCAAGGACTTGGGTTATACAGGTTTGAGCACTCGGTGAAATTAATCACCAACATTTGCTCTACTGATGTGAACACTGAAGCCCAGTTCAGATGCCTAGAGACCAACCATGTGTTCCATCCTTACAAGAAATACAGGGAGATCTTTCCAGACTGGCACATCCCTGCAGATCCCAGCATAGAGGCCTCAGACTACTGGAAATTTGTTATGGCAAAATTTAATGATCAGTTTGCACAAGCGTATAATGCAAAACCTGCAGATATTCCCCCAGTGTGGAAAAAACTCACAAAGGAAGCAGCAGAAAATAGTCTGAAGGAGTGTTTTAGTATCAAATAA